The Spea bombifrons isolate aSpeBom1 chromosome 4, aSpeBom1.2.pri, whole genome shotgun sequence genome segment AGAGGTGAAAAGGCTAACCGACTCACTGCTTGGTCATTTTTAGCTCCCTGTAACATGGCTGTGTTTTACTCCGACCACAGAGAAGATAATTGTCACTTGGTGCACTGTCCGCAGCCCGAGAGCTGTTTACTCCAGCTGCAGAAGACGGCCGTGCTATTCACCATAACAGCTGGTAAGTAAGTCACCATTTTTTAGGGGCAGTAAGAAATCAAGGGCATTAAGACTTGATGGTTGGCTAGATGTTCTAAGTTGAGGGATCCAACTACTGGCCTTCCTGCCACCTTCCTTAAAATAAGTCTTCAAAGTTCTCGATCCCTGTTGAGGATAGTGGGCAATCAACTGGGTGACCAGGACGTTCTCTTCAGTCAACAGActtcttttaattaaatatcaatGGGAAATGATGCCCTCACTGCCCCCGTCCCCATATGTTTCTTCATTAACACCGGGCATGTTTGAGATGTTGACCTATACATTGCTTAAGGCATTTACGTTGTGTGTATTCTTCCTAAGGTGTTGATCCTGACCTGTTGGTGTTTGATAAAGCGGGGCATGTCGACTTCAACCCAAGGTCCTCCTTGAAATGGGATCGTCCCAATGAATCGCAAGCATTGGTCTCCTcgtcccctctccctccttcccttCCCACTTCCGTTGCCTGGTCTTTGCCAACGCATAATGACCCTTCACAACCCGTATCTCCTCCACATTCTTCTCCCCAACTCTCTCCACCTCATCCACCAATCCCTGGAGACTCTCCACTTCGCTCTTTCCCGCCAACTCACTTACCAACTCTCACAACTCCCCTCATTTCTAAAGACCCACTTCTCTACCCTTCGGGAAACAGGACTTTGGCAGGTCCTGCCGTCACCGAAGCATCACCACCACCATTGTCCCCGCTGGGCCAGCCCAGGCCAAACCTACAAAGCCCGGCTCATCTTGACGGCAGCAAGCAGCTCCTCAATGAAACCAAGAACCACAGCGGGAAGAACCAGAGTTCGGATGGGGAGTCGGAGAGCCCCGGGGATCCTTTAGTAAATCTCTGGTTGCTCCCCGGTTTACTTGGATCTTCAATGGCCTTGTTATGCTGCTGCTCAGGGATCCTGGCCCTTGGGTgttgcaggaggaggaagagggggagatACCGACCAGGCCATGCCAGAGACAATGGCAGAGGAGCCCTTATCAGGTGTACCCTGCTCAAGGAAAAGGAATAATACTGGAAGACGAAGTGGAGCGTAAGTTCTCTGTCCACAAGGCGTTGAGATGGCATGCGTTTTGGACTTTCTTCAATGCAGAACCCTATTCTCTGGGACCAGAAGGCAATCTGCGCGAGATAACATCATACTCCGCTATTAGGTAACCAAAGAGGGTTATTAACCCTTATCTGACATTTAGCATCTTtcaaaaatgctaaatatttatttctaagaGCCGATGAGTATATTCAGATACTCCGTATTATATGACATGGCGTAGATATTACCAGGATCTCAATCTTGAAAGAGAACTCCTTTCTGCGCAGATTATAAAGTCATCTTTTAATGACGCGTCGGAAAATGTCATTGCTTGCAAACTTGGTTTCCATGACGCGATTGTAATCTGCCTTTCGGAACACCGAGATATCGCCTGCGTTCCTGCATCTTCCcctttggtttgatggggtttgATACAGAGAGAGAACAGGTAACAGATCCCCTCTTCATGGCGCGGGGAGGGGGAAGGGAAGGCAGCACTTATCTTTTGTACTTGAGCTGCTCAATGCCTCCATTCTTTGCTAATGCAGTGTTTGTGTTCGCTGCTTCTGAGAGCAGCTTCTGAAGGTCACCACGGCTGGACCTGGCCCAGGAAAAGGGATTTCGTGTCCTCAGATTAGCAGGAGGTTACTAAATGAGCCCCTCGAACAGTCGACGGCAGGATTTATCCCGCAGAGTGCATCATCGGAGGCTCACCTGCAACGATGGAGCTCAGGGGAGGTCACGGACAGGCGAATTCCATCCTCAAACTGCCTACGAGCCGGACGTTAAATAGTATAGGCTCCACGACATTCAACGTTAAACTATCTTAGCAGTAGATATGGGTgcgaatattaaccctttgagtgacaCAGTAGAGCAAATTGTTGTTGCACACCCCTCCATTCCCCGAGGGCCGAAATAAATCTTTCACCTCCGttcgctgttttttttttttttaataatcatatTCCGACCCAAAAGCAGCCACAGTCTCATCTGCCAAAGCTTATGTGTCGCTCTGTCATAGGAGAAGCACCGAAGGACAATCGCTTACTTAGACCTTTAACAGTCACATTTGACCTTGAAGAATAATACTGACTGCAAAGGACGCCATATTTAAAGTAGGATGGAGAGAGTGATGGTGGCAGAACACAGAAGACGCTTCTAAAGATTCTCCGAATGCCTACTTGATCACATTAGTATGTCGTGTTCAgattgcaataaaaaatgtgcttttattttttcatttattaaaaatatatataaaaggataTAACAAAGAGGTTTATTTGCGTTTGCCACCCCTAAGCTTCTGTCACCAAGATCACTACTAACTACTTTAGGATTATGTACATAGTTCCGTCGTAAGGttggggggggtaaaaaaaCATACGTCGATCGAGTTCATCCTATCCAAGATTCCCCTAATTGCGTTCATCGAGATTATCCATTTTTCccagaaagtagaaaaaaaaatgtgcgaCTCCATGGGCAGTCAGAATAAtcccttttaattattttgcgtAATACCCTTTTCTTTGGAAAAAGCAATCACGTTTATTCTTAAGAAGCCTCCGAAGGGGCTTACTGTTACCGACGTCATACGCAGTGGATTCCGGAGCTTTCCAGCCCTCTCCGTAAAGAACCGTGGCTCGTCACACCTTAACAAATCACCTTATAGCTGCTCTGTCGGTGGAGTTAAGGTTTCCTCCGCCAGGCCCGTGTACGGACCTCAAAAGGTACCTCTTTTCTCTAATTGGTTGAAATGCCCCTTAGGGGTAATTGTTTTGAATACAGCAAAGTCAGGGTTTGGGAAACAGGCTGCACGGATCCCCTGGGGATATTACAATTGCAAACCGTTGTAAACTCTGAGACAATAAATGGTAAGAAAATGAACACACAGGTTCCTCGCCTTCTTTCTTATTCctccctagattgtaagctcataagaACAGTTCCCTCTTTGTCTTCTGTAGCTGTGTATGTTTACATGGGTTAACGCCATCGTTCAATTGTACAAACGGTCAATGTTATTCCGAACTTTCACCCTCCgctattgtaatagcgctacagaatctgctagccctgtattaataaaaaaaaacataacctcATATAACGTATTGAGTGACCGGGGAGAGTTAAACATTtcatgcattatacaaggcAAACCCCAGCCACTGCATAACGCATACAGATATCACTCAACTCTCCCGCAAACTACCCCCGGTTTGTGATGACACCTCCATCAGCAAACGCTCATGCCGTTATATGATAGATCACAGGAGTCGCCCATAGGCTTGTTATGCTATACAAGGTCTATTATGACGCCTTTGGTACGATGTTATGTGCGAGGAAGGCTTCCTAATTTAGCTTCAATTAGTAGAGATGTTTGAAGCTACTTTTTGCAGTCTGAACCCCCGTTTGCTTTGTGGTGAGTAGGAGGCTCCGtgacatatacatttaaatccCTCTCGTGTCACCAATGTCTGCATGCAAGAATAATAATGAGCACGTTCCATTAGTCATTCTGGGGTTTTTTCTcctaaaaaccaacaaaaaataaatcatcatCAAGATCATTGCCAGCACTCGTGTAAAAACACTTTTAGAAGATGTTGTTCACGTGGGGCTTAAATTCAATACAATATATAGACACTGGCGATGGATTAtactaaataatacaaatgttctTCACAATATATATCCCTTTAATGTCATCGAGTGCAGTATAATTTAACTCGGTCACCAAGTGAAGAAATGTAATATGCAATGGGGTGAAATGTACCGAAGACGAAGCACAGACGTAGCAGCGGAACATGGACCTGGACCCGGACCTTTCTACTCATTCTGGCAGCTTCTGCTTCGGTTTATTACGGATTTTAATAGGGAAATGCTATTCTCCATATAAACCACACAGAGGGCACGCGCTCGTCGCCGAGGTGCAGGGGCTTCCTACAAATAATTTTGAAATTTATTGGGAAACGGGCTAAAGTAGAAAGAAAAGACAGAGGAGGAGGAGTACGACTCTTACACCGCGACCACAATCGTCATAATACGGTTAATACGTCCAGATCCATCTAGAACAGTTGCAGCTCTTCACAAAATGCCGCTGGGTAAGGACAAGCCACTTTAGGCCCGTCTGCGCAGCAACGTTATCCGTCTCTGGAAGCCGTGCTCGAGGTCCGGGCCATGGAGTCGCCCACTCGCTGACTCTCTATTATGTTAACATCAAGGACCAGTTAAGGTTTCCTATTTTAAAGCATGTCTGGTTAACCAAACTTGGGTTTGTCGGTGGTCCAGCCACAGCAGCTACGTCAATGATGTTCATAACAAGATCTGCGTATAATCCGAGCCGTCGCTGTAAAGTCAATAAAACCGTTTTACGCCACTCCCAACAACTTCTTGACGCTTTCCTTGTATTGGCTGATATTATCTTCTTTTTCCCCCTGGTTGCGCATGTTCAGCACGGCAGCGCGGTACTCCTGAACGTCTGGAGACCGTAAGATTTCCTCTTTGGTGGACGAGCCACTTCTTAACTTGAGCAGGGTCTGCAACAGGCTGTTCTCGGACTTGCTTCCCTCCCACACGTACTCTTCCATGTCGCTCTCGGCCTTCTCGCTTTCCCAGGCCTCTGTTTTCTGTAACAAGATCACAGGCTGTTGGTCTTACCCAGAAATACAAATCAATATACCCATGAAAATAAAGGGGCAAGTTCACTTAAAGATAAAAGACCAATCACCCCCCCCACCATGGTTACTGATTCATTCAAAGACTGATTCTC includes the following:
- the MANSC4 gene encoding MANSC domain-containing protein 4, whose protein sequence is MAVGLKYMVLLHLAFLDLQGLLCKFNALCPHTVFYHDCWIRRFPGLFVSLAGSEQRGARVLQAKPEVSAYLCSRKCCDKAPCNMAVFYSDHREDNCHLVHCPQPESCLLQLQKTAVLFTITAGVDPDLLVFDKAGHVDFNPRSSLKWDRPNESQALVSSSPLPPSLPTSVAWSLPTHNDPSQPVSPPHSSPQLSPPHPPIPGDSPLRSFPPTHLPTLTTPLISKDPLLYPSGNRTLAGPAVTEASPPPLSPLGQPRPNLQSPAHLDGSKQLLNETKNHSGKNQSSDGESESPGDPLVNLWLLPGLLGSSMALLCCCSGILALGCCRRRKRGRYRPGHARDNGRGALIRCTLLKEKE